A portion of the Salminus brasiliensis chromosome 11, fSalBra1.hap2, whole genome shotgun sequence genome contains these proteins:
- the hspa13 gene encoding heat shock 70 kDa protein 13, with the protein MAGEMSIIGSVILALFLAGYLGQQYLPPPKPRVIGLDLGTTFCSVGAFQPGTGEVEVIADEKGRKSIPSVVSFTDTGIYSGHEGQELSDINPQNTIYDAKRFIGKIFDQNTLDQESARYPFKVTLNNGSAEFVVSTNGTFTVSPEFIGSRLLLKMRKMAEKHLGVPIEKAVISVPAEFDERQRNYTIRAANLAGLDILRVINEPTAAAMAYGLHKVDVFNVLVVDLGGGTLDVSLLNKQGGMFLTRAMAGNNKLGGQDFSQRLFQYASERVRQQYGVPPTLKEDVHRLRQAIEAAKLRLTVEPSASLKVPLRLQTTGAEGPQEERVTFQEELTRKLFEDLNADLFQKILAPIETVLVEGRLDKAEVDEIVLVGGSTRIPRIRQIISQYFGKEPNTSVDPDLAVVTGVALQAGIMGGSWPLQVSAIEIPNRNLRKTNFS; encoded by the exons ATGGCAGGAGAAATGTCTATAATCG GCTCGGTTATCCTTGCTTTATTCTTGGCTGGCTATCTTGGACAACAGTACCTGCCTCCTCCTAAACCCAGGGTGATTGGGTTAGATCTCGGGACCACGTTTTGCTCAGTGGGAGCATTCCAGCCAGGAACAGGAGAGGTGGAGGTCATTGCAGATGAGAAGGGACGGAAAAGCATCCCAAGTGTGGTGTCCTTTACTGATACTGGCATATATTCTGGACATGAAGGGCAGGAGTTATCGGACATCAATCCACAAAACACAATATATGATGCCAAGAGGTTTATAGGAAAGATTTTTGACCAGAACACTTTGGACCAAGAGAGCGCACGTTACCCATTCAAg GTAACCCTCAACAACGGCAGTGCAGAGTTTGTGGTCTCTACAAACGGCACTTTCACAGTGAGCCCAGAGTTCATCGGCTCTCGCCTCCtgttgaaaatgagaaagatgGCAGAGAAGCATCTGGGAGTTCCCATCGAGAAAGCGGTCATATCTGTGCCAGCAGAGTTTGATGAGAGGCAGAGAAACTACACGATAAGAGCTGCCAACCTGGCTG GATTGGACATCTTAAGGGTCATTAATGAGCCCACAGCAGCAGCAATGGCCTATGGGCTCCATAAGGTGGATGTGTTTAACGTACTTGTGGTAGACTTAGGAGGAGGGACGCTGGATGTGTCTTTGCTCAACAAGCAGGGTGGCATGTTCCTTACCAGGGCCATGGCAG GGAATAACAAGCTAGGCGGCCAGGACTTCAGCCAGCGGTTGTTCCAGTACGCCAGCGAGCGAGTGCGCCAGCAGTACGGAGTGCCTCCCACCTTAAAGGAGGACGTTCATCGACTCCGACAGGCCATAGAGGCAGCCAAGCTCAGACTGACGGTGGAGCCCAGCGCCTCCCTCAAAGTGCCTCTCCGTCTGCAGACCACAGGAGCTGAGGGTCCGCAGGAGGAGCGAGTTACATTCCAGGAGGAGCTCACCCGCAAGCTCTTCGAAGACCTCAATGCAGATCTCTTCCAGAAGATTCTGGCTCCCATCGAGACTGTTCTGGTAGAGGGACGTTTAGATAAGGCCGAGGTCGACGAGATCGTTCTGGTGGGAGGCTCCACGAGGATCCCTCGCATTCGGCAGATTATCAGTCAGTACTTTGGCAAGGAGCCGAATACGTCTGTGGACCCTGACCTAGCCGTGGTGACTGGAGTGGCTCTCCAGGCGGGTATCATGGGTGGGTCCTGGCCGCTGCAGGTCAGCGCCATTGAGATTCCAAATAGGAATCTGCGGAAAACGAACTTCAGCTGA